Proteins from a single region of Papaver somniferum cultivar HN1 unplaced genomic scaffold, ASM357369v1 unplaced-scaffold_11, whole genome shotgun sequence:
- the LOC113328514 gene encoding protein EMBRYO DEFECTIVE 1674-like, translated as MTTKFSASSKSPNNNTPPINNSSRFLQTVCLEDWWLIKSEDGNRLCIQGYTISENRARRVFSSAPITKKYSLTKLKTADGINILLGGAINRSRTLENGFSSEVCSRFLLGFPYDWEDVVGRCLGQESAAGRRSSGVREFKEHQ; from the exons ATGACGACCAAATTTTCTGCTTCCTCAAAATCTCCAAATAATAATACTCCACCGATCAACAATTCATCCAGATTTCTTCAAACA GTTTGCTTAGAAGATTGGTGGTTGATTAAATCAGAAGATGGAAACAGATTATGCATTCAAGGTTACACCATAAGCGA AAATCGAGCTCGGCGAGTATTTTCATCTGCGCCAATTACTAAGAAATACAGTTTAACCAAGCTTAAGACAGCTGATGGGATCAACATTTTGCTTGGAGGCGCTATCAATAGGTCTCGCACTCTGGAAAATGGGTTTTCCTCAGAG GTTTGCAGTCGTTTCTTACTGGGGTTTCCCTATGACTGGGAGGATGTTGTTGGCCGATGCTTGGGACAAGAGTCTGCTGCTG GGAGAAGAAGTTCCGGAGTTCGAGAGTTCAAAGAGCACCAGTAA